The Alteromonas mediterranea DE genome contains the following window.
CCTTCAGGCGTTACGTCAGTATTACGCAACTCAACACCTAAGCCGTTACCACCACCAAAGTAGCGCGCAGAACCCACTTCATCAATAAGCACAGTGTAAGGACGTAAACCACCGTCACCGTTGTTAGCATCTGCGGTTAGCACCATGCGGAAATCGTTTGAAGGCTCCCACTTAAGTGATACACGACCAGAAATATCTTCAGTCTCACCTACATCGTATTCAGCATTTGGTACGTTAATGAACTCACCAAGGCCGTCGCGTTTGTTGAACGCTAGGTTCATGTTAAACGCAACAGTTTCAGATAGACCATGGTTAACAAAAATATCGGCTTTAACACGGCCGCGCGTGCCGAACTCGGTGTTTACTTTAGTTACATCACCTTGATCTGGCTCTTTAGTAATGATGTTAATTGCACCACCAATTGAGTTACGACCATAAAGGGTACCTTGAGGACCACGAAGTACCTCAATACGCTCAATATTGTTTAAGCTCCAGTTTTGACCTACTTGACGGCCTAGGTAAACGCCATCAACGTAAACACTAACACCAGGGTCGGTAGTGATAAGGTGATCTTGAAGACCGATACCACGAATGAAAGGGTTTACAGAAGACGTGTGGCCCGCAGAGAAACCCGTAACGTTAAGGTTTGGAACGAACTTACCAACGTCGGTTAGGTCTGTAATACCTTGGGCAGCTAGCTTGTCACCATCAAAAGCACTGATAGCGATAGGAACTTCATAAATAACTTGAGGGCGTTTTGTTGCGGTAACGGTAATGGCTTCAAACTGTTGTTCTTCTGTTGCTTCGGCTTCTTGAGCAACCGCAATGTTTGAAAGAGCTGGAACGGTCATCGCTACTGCTAGTGCGACAGGTGAAAGCTTACTGGCGAGTGTCTTAGACACGTCAGTATTGGTTTTCATGGTGTAACCCCTTTGCGTGAGTGTTAGGTGTAATAATATTTTTAGGCCGCTTCAAGTTCTTCTTTGGAACTTTGAAAGACTAAACTCACTAATTTGAGAGGCGCACATAACCTTGTGCTTATACTGGATTACAGGCAATAAAAAAGTAAGTCGCAATAAAACATTACAAACTTACTTTCAATGAAACTCTGCTTTAAAAGTAGAACTTACTTTCCCAGCCCTCTAAAATTCAGTAGAAGAATTTAGGCTTGAAGACTGGAACGATATGTTACCGTTAGATTACGATCTTGCAAAGTAAAATATTACACTTTTACTAAAATAAGACTTCAAAATTAGACTAATTGGTTAGGTTAAGCATCAAACACAAAGTATGTATAAATTTCAAAAAAACAAATAGATATCATAAAGATAATTTACTCTATCTCTTCACAACACCTAAGCGAATAAAGTAAAGAAGACCTAGACCAGATGGACAAACTTTAAACAAATTACCACTAACTTGAATCATTCTTTAGCTCAGAACCTCTGTATGTAACTTTCGTTACCAAATTCCCTCCTCCGTCCGGGCAGTAGCTATCAATATGGTTGCGCAAGGTTCGCCTAATAGACGTAAGCTGACACATGGCTCTGTTTGCGTATGCCATTAAACCATTGCACAACTGTCAACACAGGCCGCTAAACAAGACTATCAGACTAATATCTTACTCTCGTTGTCGACAATCCAAACCTTTTAAGGTTGAAAAAACGCCAAAATGGGCATATATTGTCGACATTAGTCATTTAAAGATTCTATACAGTGTTAGTAAAAAGCGAACAAGCCATCACCAATGCCGACCGTACCTTCTTTCAATTAAGGAAGGATATCGTTGAGGGCATCATTCCAGCAGGCAGTAAGCTGAGTGAAATGGAATTGTCGACAAAGTACGAAGTCAGCCGTGCAGTTATTCGCGAGGCAATTAATCGCTTAGCCACCTGCCATCTTGTCGAACGCAAAGCGAATGTAGGTGCGCGGGTGGTGGAGCTTTCGCCTGCAGGGCTTATCCAACTATATCAAGTGCGCGAAGCGCTAGAAGGTATGGCTGCGCGCTTAGCCGCTCGTTATATGAGTGATGATGAAATTGCCGACATGCAGGCGCTGCTAGACAGCCACTTCGACAAAGTTAAAGATAGCCACAGCTATTATCAAGAAGCCGGCGATGTAGACTTTCACTACCGAATTGTAACTGGCAGCAAAAACGATCACCTTATTAGCGTGCTTATTGATGGGCTCTACCATTTAGTTCGTATGTACCGCGTACAGCTTGGTATGGCAGGACCTCGGGTAAGCACGGCGTTTGATGAGCACAGACACATTGTTAACGCCATTGCCAATCGTGACGAAGAGTTAGCAGAAATGCTCATGCGTCGCCACATTCTTTATTCAAAAAATAATATCGAGAAGAAGCTCAACAATGACTAATACACATAAGGCTTCTCCTTACCTATTACACCTCTACCCTACTTTCAATTAAGCGAGTGACTATCATGAGTGCAGGAAAGAAATTCAGAACCGCGTTAGAGAATAACAAACCTCTTCAAATCGTAGGCACTATTAATGCCTACACGGCCATGATGGCGAAGACCATTGGTCATCAAGCTATTTACCTTTCAGGTGGCGGCGTAGCTAACGCCTCGTATGGCTTGCCAGATTTAGGCATGACCTCGCTCAATGACGTGATTGCTGATGTTCAGCGTATTACCAGTGCGTGTGACCTACCGCTTATGGTGGATATCGACACAGGCTGGGGCGGTGCATTTAACATTGCCAAAACCATTCGCGATATGGAAAAAGCCGGCGCGGCCGCGGTACATATGGAAGACCAAGTCGCACAAAAGCGCTGTGGTCACCGCCCTAATAAAGAAATTGTGAGTACAGCGGAAATGGTAGATCGCATTAAAGCTGCCGTTGATGCCAGAACCGACCCTGACTTTTTCATTATGGCGCGCACCGACGCATTCGCGCAAGAAGGCTTAGAAAAAGCCATTGAACGCGCAAAAGCCTACGTTGAAGCGGGCGCAGACGGTATTTTTGCAGAAGCAGTGCAGACCGAAGAACACTATCGCGCATTTGCAGAAGCACTAGACGTTCCTATTCTTGCCAATATCACTGAGTTCGGCAAAACCGAACTATGGAACAAAGAAGAACTTGGTGAATGGGGTGCTGATATGGTGCTTTACCCGCTAAGTGCGTTCCGCGCCATGAATAAAGCAGCAGAAATGGTGTACAAATCTATACTTGAAAATGGCGATCAAAAGGCTGTCGTCGACACCATGCAAACACGCATGGAGCTATACGATTACCTTGGCTACCACGAATACGAGCAAAAGCTAGATGCGCTATTTGCCGACGGCAAAAACTAAGTAAATAAACGATTGCAGCTTGAAGTTGGCGAGCACGAGGATGCAGGGGTGAAGTACAGTTCCCTGCCCCTCTTAAGGCATGGATGCCGAAGCGGAGCCCCCATGGATGGGTTTACGGCGTGGCAGGGAACTGTGCTTTGCTCCTGCAGCCAATGTGCCCGCAACTTCAAGCGCCAAATGTCGAAGATATCACACTAAAAAGTACCTTACATATTATACAAGACCGGAGACAACAAGATGGCTAAACAGTTAAGTGGCGCGGGTTTACGCGGCCAAGTTGCAGGTAAAACAGCTTTATCAACGGTAGGTAAATCAGGTTCAGGTTTAACCTATCGCGGCTACGACGTGAAAGATTTAGCAGAAAAGTGTCAGTTTGAAGAAGTCGCTTATCTTATCCTAAAGGGTCACTTGCCAAATCAAGCTGAGCTTGATGACTATAAAACCAAACTTCGCGGTATGCGCGGCCTTCCTGACGCACTGAAAGACGTGCTTGAACGCATTCCTAAAAACGCCCACCCTATGGACGTGCTTCGCACTGGCTGTTCAATGCTAGGTAACCTTGAAATGGAAACTAGCTTTGATGAGCAGCAAGATGTGACGGATCGCATGTTAGCGTGCTTCCCAAGTATTATTTGTTACTGGTATCGCTTCTCACACGATGGTGTGCGCATTGATGTGGAAACCGATGACGACTCCATTGGCGGTCACTTCCTTCACATGCTTCACGGCGAAAAGCCACGTGAGCTTCACGAACAAGTGATGCATGTGTCTCTCATTCTTTATGCCGAGCACGAGTTCAATGCGTCTACATTCACAGCGCGCGTATGTGCCTCTACCCTTTCTGATATGCATTCATGTGTAACCGGCGCGATTGGCTCTCTTCGCGGGCCACTTCACGGCGGTGCAAACGAAGCCGCAATGGAAATGATAGAAGGCTTCACGTCAGCCGATGACGCAGAAGAAAAAATGATGGGCATGCTAGAGCGCAAAGAGAAAATCATGGGCTTTGGTCACGCGATTTATTCAGACTCTGACCCACGTAACGAAATTATTAAGCAATGGTCTAAAAAGCTAGCGACCGATGTAGGCGATGAGGTGCTTTACCCTGTATCTGTGCGCTGTGAAGAAGTCATGTGGCGCGAGAAGAAGCTTTTCTGTAATGCAGACTTTTTCCACGCCTCTGCCTATAACTTCATGGGAATCCCTACGCCGCTGTTTACCCCAATATTCGTTATGTCTCGCCTTACAGGCTGGGCTGCACATGTAATGGAACAGCGCGCTGATAACCGTATTATTCGTCCATCGGCAGAATACACAGGCGAAGAATTACGCCCTGTTCCTGCAATCAGCGAACGCTAAGAGAATAGGTGGTTTATGAATATTGATTACCGTAAACCGCTTCCAAATGCGGGTATCGATTTTTTCGATACCCGTGAAGCGGTTGATGCCATAGAGCCAGGTGCATACGCCAAGCTGCCTTACACGTCACGTGTATTGGCTGAAAACTTGGTACGTAAATGCGACCCTGCCATGCTAAACGATTCACTCAAACAGCTGATATACCGCAAGCGCGACCTCGATTTTCCGTGGTTCCCAGCACGTGTGGTATGTCACGACATTTTGGGTCAAACCGCACTGGTTGATTTAGCGGGCCTTCGCGATGCCATTGCGGCGAAAGGCGGCGACCCGGCGAAAGTAAACCCGGTTGTGCCTACTCAGCTAATAGTGGACCACTCCCTCGCCGTAGAGCACGCAGGCTTCGAAAAAGACGCGTTTGAAAAGAACCGTGCTATTGAAGACAGACGAAACGATGACCGTTTTCACTTCATCAACTGGACAAAAACCGCGTTTAAAAACGTAGATGTTATTCCGCCGGGTAACGGCATTATGCATCAGATTAACTTGGAGCGTATGTCGCCAGTTATTCAAAACCGTGACGGCGTAGCCTTCCCTGACACACTAGTAGGTACCGACAGCCACACGCCGCACGTTGATGCACTTGGTGTAATTGCGGTAGGCGTGGGCGGCCTTGAAGCAGAAAGCGTTATGCTAGGTCGTGCGTCTTACATGCGTTTGCCTGATATTGTAGGGGTCGAACTTACCGGTAAGCCTCAGCCAGGTATTACGGCTACCGACATTGTATTAGCGCTTACTGAATTCTTGCGTAAAGAGCGTGTAGTATCTGCGTATCTTGAATTCTATGGTGAAGGTGCATCCCACTTAACCCTTGGCGACCGTGCCACCATTTCGAACATGACACCAGAATACGGCGCAACAGCGGCCATGTTCTATATTGATCAGCAAACTATTGATTACTTGCGATTAACGGGTCGTGAAGAAAAGCAAATTGCGCTTGTAGAGCAGTACGCTAAACACACAGGTTTATGGGCAGATGACTTAGAAACTGCCGAGTACGAACGCGTGCTTACGTTTGATTTGTCTGCAGTAGGCAGAAACATGGCCGGGCCGTCTAACCCACATGCACGCTTACCTACCAGCGACTTAGAAAGCCGCGGTATCGCAGCAAAATGGGAAGAGGAAGACGGTAAAATGCCAGATGGCGCGGTGATTATCGCGGCTATCACCAGCTGTACTAATACCTCTAACCCGCGCAATGTTATTGCAGCAGGCTTACTTGCCAGAAACGCAAACGCGCGCGGTTTAACCCGCAAGCCATGGGTGAAAAGCTCTCTGGCGCCAGGTTCTAAAGCTGTTAAGTTATACCTTGAAGAAGCCAACTTAATGAGCGAGTTGGAAGACTTAGGCTTCGGGGTTGTGGCATTTGCATGTACCACCTGTAACGGTATGAGTGGCGCGCTAGACCCTAAAATTCAGCAAGAAATTATCGACCGCGATTTATACGCCACGGCGGTACTTTCGGGCAACCGTAACTTCGATGGGCGTATTCATCCCTATGCGAAGCAAGCCTTCTTGGCATCACCACCCTTGGTCGTTGCATACGCCATAGCCGGTACCATTCGCTTTGATATCGAAAAGGACGTGTTAGGCACCGATAAAGATGGCAACCCAGTAACGCTTAAAGATATCTGGCCAAGCGATGAAGAGATTGACGCTATTGTTGCTAAATCTGTCAAGCCTGAGCATTTCAGAAAAGTGTACGAGCCAATGTTCGACTTGAGTGTGGATTACGGTAAAGACATTAACCCGCTCTACGACTGGCGTGAAATGAGCACCTACATTCGCCGCCCACCTTACTGGGAAGGCGCAATGGATGCCGAGCGTACCATGAAAGGTATGCGACCGCTGGCCATTTTGGGTGACAACATCACCACCGATCACCTATCACCTTCGAACGCCATTATGGCAAGCAGTGCCGCCGGGGAATACTTAGCGAAAATGGGGTTACCTGAGGAAGACTTCAACTCCTACGCCACCCACCGAGGCGATCACTTAACGGCGCAGCGCGCTACCCTTGCGAACCCCAAAGTGTTCAACGAAATGGTGCTGGAAAACGGCGAAGTTAAGCAAGGATCGCTTGCCCGCGTAGAGCCAGAAGGCAAAGTCGTGCGCATGTGGGAAGCCATTGAAACCTATATGAACCGCAAACAGCCGCTCATCATTGTAGCGGGCGCGGACTACGGTCAGGGTTCATCGCGAGACTGGGCAGCGAAAGGCGTGCGTCTTGCGGGCGTTGAAGTCATTGTAGCTGAAGGTTTTGAGCGTATTCACCGTACTAACCTTATTGGTATGGGCGTTTTACCGCTAGAGTTTAAGCCTGGCACAACCCGAAAAACCCTTGAGCTAGACGGTACAGAAACCTACGACGTAAGCGGAGAACCTTCGCCGGGCGCAACACTGACGCTGGTAGTAAACCGTAAAAACGGCGAGCAACTAGAAGTGCCCGTAACCTGTCGTTTAGATACAGGTGAGGAAGTCTCAATTTACAGCGCAGGCGGCGTATTACAACGCTTCGCAAAGGACTTCTTAGAAGCAGAAGCTAGCTGATTCGGCTGGGAAGAACTGAGCCGGTTGCAGGACACGCCGTGAATACATCCATGTAGGCTCCCAATTCGCATCCATGCGAATTGAGGGTCCCACCCCCAACTCAGTTTTCCCTAAACAAGCTAACTTCTTTTGGCAGGATTTGTTACTTTTNGGCAGGAGGTNGNTTGNGATTTGAAACCTTCCAGCCGCATGGATGCGGCTGGGGAGCGCACACGGACGTGTTCACAGCGTGTTTCAAATCGCAACCAACTTCCGCTCACCACAACAAGGAAAAAAC
Protein-coding sequences here:
- the acnD gene encoding Fe/S-dependent 2-methylisocitrate dehydratase AcnD, translating into MNIDYRKPLPNAGIDFFDTREAVDAIEPGAYAKLPYTSRVLAENLVRKCDPAMLNDSLKQLIYRKRDLDFPWFPARVVCHDILGQTALVDLAGLRDAIAAKGGDPAKVNPVVPTQLIVDHSLAVEHAGFEKDAFEKNRAIEDRRNDDRFHFINWTKTAFKNVDVIPPGNGIMHQINLERMSPVIQNRDGVAFPDTLVGTDSHTPHVDALGVIAVGVGGLEAESVMLGRASYMRLPDIVGVELTGKPQPGITATDIVLALTEFLRKERVVSAYLEFYGEGASHLTLGDRATISNMTPEYGATAAMFYIDQQTIDYLRLTGREEKQIALVEQYAKHTGLWADDLETAEYERVLTFDLSAVGRNMAGPSNPHARLPTSDLESRGIAAKWEEEDGKMPDGAVIIAAITSCTNTSNPRNVIAAGLLARNANARGLTRKPWVKSSLAPGSKAVKLYLEEANLMSELEDLGFGVVAFACTTCNGMSGALDPKIQQEIIDRDLYATAVLSGNRNFDGRIHPYAKQAFLASPPLVVAYAIAGTIRFDIEKDVLGTDKDGNPVTLKDIWPSDEEIDAIVAKSVKPEHFRKVYEPMFDLSVDYGKDINPLYDWREMSTYIRRPPYWEGAMDAERTMKGMRPLAILGDNITTDHLSPSNAIMASSAAGEYLAKMGLPEEDFNSYATHRGDHLTAQRATLANPKVFNEMVLENGEVKQGSLARVEPEGKVVRMWEAIETYMNRKQPLIIVAGADYGQGSSRDWAAKGVRLAGVEVIVAEGFERIHRTNLIGMGVLPLEFKPGTTRKTLELDGTETYDVSGEPSPGATLTLVVNRKNGEQLEVPVTCRLDTGEEVSIYSAGGVLQRFAKDFLEAEAS
- the prpC gene encoding bifunctional 2-methylcitrate synthase/citrate synthase, which produces MAKQLSGAGLRGQVAGKTALSTVGKSGSGLTYRGYDVKDLAEKCQFEEVAYLILKGHLPNQAELDDYKTKLRGMRGLPDALKDVLERIPKNAHPMDVLRTGCSMLGNLEMETSFDEQQDVTDRMLACFPSIICYWYRFSHDGVRIDVETDDDSIGGHFLHMLHGEKPRELHEQVMHVSLILYAEHEFNASTFTARVCASTLSDMHSCVTGAIGSLRGPLHGGANEAAMEMIEGFTSADDAEEKMMGMLERKEKIMGFGHAIYSDSDPRNEIIKQWSKKLATDVGDEVLYPVSVRCEEVMWREKKLFCNADFFHASAYNFMGIPTPLFTPIFVMSRLTGWAAHVMEQRADNRIIRPSAEYTGEELRPVPAISER
- a CDS encoding GntR family transcriptional regulator, translated to MLVKSEQAITNADRTFFQLRKDIVEGIIPAGSKLSEMELSTKYEVSRAVIREAINRLATCHLVERKANVGARVVELSPAGLIQLYQVREALEGMAARLAARYMSDDEIADMQALLDSHFDKVKDSHSYYQEAGDVDFHYRIVTGSKNDHLISVLIDGLYHLVRMYRVQLGMAGPRVSTAFDEHRHIVNAIANRDEELAEMLMRRHILYSKNNIEKKLNND
- the prpB gene encoding methylisocitrate lyase, whose amino-acid sequence is MSAGKKFRTALENNKPLQIVGTINAYTAMMAKTIGHQAIYLSGGGVANASYGLPDLGMTSLNDVIADVQRITSACDLPLMVDIDTGWGGAFNIAKTIRDMEKAGAAAVHMEDQVAQKRCGHRPNKEIVSTAEMVDRIKAAVDARTDPDFFIMARTDAFAQEGLEKAIERAKAYVEAGADGIFAEAVQTEEHYRAFAEALDVPILANITEFGKTELWNKEELGEWGADMVLYPLSAFRAMNKAAEMVYKSILENGDQKAVVDTMQTRMELYDYLGYHEYEQKLDALFADGKN